One genomic segment of Pseudonocardia sp. T1-2H includes these proteins:
- the alc gene encoding allantoicase, with protein MTRPSTRPAPRTESTRLDGPDMDADFVQLPDLAARRLGGAVIAANDDFFADRAALVMPGPVQPRTEFGYRGKVYDGWETRRRREPGSDHAIVRLGIPGIVHGVVVDTAYFRGNYPPEISVEGTALEDYPGPAELAAAEWETLVERSPAKGGRPNVYDVHSPHRWTHARLTIYPDGGVARFRVHGEAVVDPRLLHGTVDLAAQDRGGLVVSCSDMFYSSPANLLLPGPARTMGEGWETARRRDDGNDWVIVKLSGPSRLRDIEFDTSHFVGNAPGEVQISGTRVDSPNPDPDALASRVWTPLVPRRTVRPDTPHRFGIGPGAPTVTHLKIDIYPDGGFARLRANGELSDGGVETAAHRWLDALPPMHLRDALTGAGLDRALVAGALRAADRRGWPQELLDAFAPRRP; from the coding sequence ATGACCCGGCCGAGCACCCGACCCGCCCCTCGTACCGAGTCCACCCGCCTCGACGGGCCGGACATGGACGCGGACTTCGTGCAGCTCCCGGACCTGGCCGCCCGCCGGCTGGGCGGGGCCGTGATCGCCGCGAACGACGACTTCTTCGCGGACCGGGCGGCGCTCGTCATGCCCGGGCCGGTGCAGCCGCGAACCGAGTTCGGCTACCGCGGGAAGGTCTACGACGGCTGGGAGACCCGGCGGCGACGCGAGCCCGGTTCGGACCACGCGATCGTCCGCCTCGGCATCCCGGGGATCGTGCACGGCGTCGTCGTGGACACGGCGTACTTCCGCGGCAACTACCCGCCGGAGATCTCGGTGGAGGGCACCGCGCTGGAGGACTACCCCGGTCCCGCCGAGCTGGCGGCGGCCGAGTGGGAGACCCTCGTCGAGCGGTCACCGGCCAAGGGCGGCCGGCCCAACGTCTACGACGTCCACAGCCCCCACCGGTGGACGCACGCGCGGCTGACGATCTACCCGGACGGCGGGGTCGCGCGGTTCCGGGTGCACGGCGAGGCGGTCGTGGACCCGCGGCTGCTGCACGGCACCGTCGACCTCGCGGCGCAGGACCGCGGCGGGCTCGTGGTGTCCTGCTCGGACATGTTCTACTCCTCGCCGGCGAACCTGCTGCTCCCCGGACCCGCCCGCACGATGGGCGAGGGCTGGGAGACCGCGCGGCGCCGCGACGACGGCAACGACTGGGTGATCGTCAAGCTGTCGGGGCCGAGCCGGCTCCGGGACATCGAGTTCGACACCAGCCACTTCGTGGGCAACGCGCCGGGGGAGGTGCAGATCAGCGGCACCCGGGTGGACTCGCCGAACCCGGATCCGGATGCGCTCGCGTCCCGGGTCTGGACGCCGCTCGTGCCGCGGCGGACCGTCCGCCCGGACACGCCGCACCGCTTCGGGATCGGTCCCGGCGCTCCGACCGTCACCCACCTGAAGATCGACATCTATCCGGACGGCGGGTTCGCCCGGCTCCGGGCGAACGGCGAGCTCAGCGACGGCGGCGTCGAGACCGCGGCCCACCGCTGGCTGGACGCCCTGCCCCCGATGCACCTACGGGACGCCCTCACGGGTGCGGGCCTGGACCGGGCACTGGTCGCCGGTGCCCTGCGCGCCGCGGACCGCCGGGGCTGGCCCCAGGAGCTCCTCGACGCCTTCGCCCCCCGCCGCCCCTGA
- a CDS encoding urease subunit gamma, whose product MHLSPQGRDKLLVHVAADVARARKARGLRLNHPEAVALITDHVLEGAWDGRTVVELMSSGREVLGRADVMDGIPQMLDSVQVEATFPDGTKLVTVHSPIV is encoded by the coding sequence ATGCACCTGAGCCCCCAGGGGCGGGACAAGCTGCTCGTCCACGTCGCGGCGGACGTGGCCCGAGCCCGCAAGGCCCGCGGCCTGCGCCTCAACCACCCGGAGGCGGTGGCCCTGATCACCGATCACGTCCTGGAGGGCGCGTGGGACGGCCGCACCGTCGTCGAGCTGATGAGCAGCGGCCGAGAGGTCCTGGGCCGTGCCGACGTCATGGACGGCATCCCCCAGATGCTGGACTCGGTGCAGGTCGAGGCCACGTTCCCGGACGGTACGAAGCTCGTCACCGTCCACTCCCCGATCGTCTGA
- a CDS encoding urease subunit beta gives MAGGGGTPDGWAPGQIIPGGEPVELNPGRERTTLVVSNKADRPVQVGSHFHFAAVNPGLAFDREAAWGTHLDIPAGTSVRFEPGVEKEVTLVPLAGARVVPGLRVEYSGELDERGPEPTERTYGS, from the coding sequence ATGGCCGGCGGTGGCGGTACCCCGGACGGCTGGGCCCCCGGGCAGATCATCCCGGGCGGCGAGCCCGTCGAGCTCAACCCCGGACGCGAGCGGACCACGCTCGTCGTCTCCAACAAGGCGGACCGGCCCGTCCAGGTCGGCTCGCACTTCCACTTCGCCGCGGTCAACCCGGGCCTCGCGTTCGACCGCGAGGCCGCCTGGGGCACGCACCTCGACATCCCGGCGGGCACCTCGGTGCGGTTCGAGCCGGGCGTCGAGAAGGAGGTCACGCTCGTGCCGCTGGCCGGCGCGCGTGTGGTCCCCGGCCTGCGGGTCGAGTACTCCGGTGAGCTGGACGAGCGGGGCCCCGAGCCGACCGAGAGGACCTACGGCTCATGA